The Taeniopygia guttata chromosome 1A, bTaeGut7.mat, whole genome shotgun sequence DNA window TCTGTATTTGCTTAGCAAGTTAATAGCAGGGCAAGAAAAGATACAATAATAAATGGAAGTAGCTCGTAACTGAATCACAATTTAAGAGTTGGATTTCATTCTATGTATGGTGTCTGACTGCTCTGTGTGGAACAATTTGAGATGGCTATACTAATAGCACATATATAAAGCTTTCTTGTATCTTGGTAGTAATTGATATTATTCTTCATTAACTGAGGTGGTGCAAAATTAGAGtattttaaccccaaaatagCGACCATCTGTTacagaattgaaaaaaaatttggcttGGAAATTAAATAGCTTGTTTTAATCTACTGAACATCTACTTAACAAGATGTTGTAACTTCTTTATGAAGTGGCAGCACAGTGTGTATGTAGATCGTCTTGTTTAATCACAGTCTTGTTCCAATAGCATAGGGAGTTATAAATTTGAACAAAAAGCAAAGTGATGATGCTACTGTGTTCTGCTTCCTTGCAGTTTACATGggaatatttttccccaaaaaaaccattTCTAAACCCAAAACCTTGCTGTAGCAATTTGTCCTGTTGCCGTAGCTCTCCCCTGTGCTGCCAAAGGCTGCTTTCCCGGTCCCGTCTGATCAGTGTGTTGTGATTGGCAGCTGGGGACCCTGGGAGCTGGAAATCATTACGCCGAGATCCAGGTGGTGGATGAGATTTACAACGAATATGCTGCCAAGAAAATGGGCATTGACCACAAAGGGCAGGTGTGCGTGATGATCCACAGTGGAAGCAGAGGCCTGGGCCACCAGGTTGCCACAGGTATGATCTGACTGGTGTAGCTACTTGGGGCAAACTGCTCGGCATGGTCTTGTCACTGACAGCAAACTCCAACACCAAAGAGCATTTCTACAGTGAATTGCTGAGAGCATCCTGAATTGCTTGTTCAGGTGTAATCTGTTTGCAAATAGTTGATAATGTTCTGCCACAGATTGGCTTTTGCATTTGAGAAATAGCCTTGGGCTTGACCATTGGACAGATGAGTTCAGTTTTAGGATATAAATTACAGACACCCCTGTTAATCTCAAAGACTGCAGCAAAATGAAGAAGTCACTTAGACTTACTGTGTTTATTTCCCAGATGCACTGGTGGCTATGGAGAAAGCTATGAAACGGGACAAAATCATAGTGAATGATCGCCAGCTGGCATGTGCCAGGATTgcctctgcagagggacaggatTACCTGAAGGGAATGGCAGCTGCTGGCAACTATGCCTGGGTTAACCGCTCTTCTATGACTTTCCTAACACGACAGGTAGGAGCAGAGTTGTCTCTGATGCAGATATTTTTCCTGCTTCATCCCAGACATACAGAACAAAGAGTAGTTGCGCTATTtaacttaatttaatttttatgtttcttaatgttttgttttttttttctggggagaGTTGCACAAAGCTGCAGTCTTGCCAATCTATCCAAAGCCTCTCAACATCACTGGATTGTATTGGCAGAAGCTGCATAAGcagtatttttgaaaatgcCTTGAGCTGGAAACAGAGGATACAAGAAAACTGGGGATTTTGTTGCTAAAGCCGGCTTTTCAGAGTTGCACAAATTTGCCTAATTGATATCTGACTGAATTACAACAGGAAGCTGCCAGTGGGCAGAGAAACAATCTATGCAGTCCAATTCTGTCATTCTCAACACTGTTGTATTCTGTTCCCCTGTGGCTGAATTGTGATGATCTTGTATCTCACATCCTGATTTGCTCTCTTTTTAGGCCTTCGCCAAAGTCTTCAACACAACGCCAGATGACCTTGACATGCACGTTATCTATGATGTGTCTCACAACATTGCCAAAGTGGAGCAGCACGTAGTGGATGGAAAGGAGCGGACTCTGCTGGTGCACAGAAAGGGATCAACCAGGGCCTTCCCTCCTCACCATCCTCTTATTGCTGTTGATTATCAAGTAAGTTTAGCTTTGGGAGAAGGAAATAGAGAATTCTGGATTAATCAGACAATTCTAGGGTCCCTAACAGATACCTAAATGCTGTGAGTTAATTTTTTAAGGTAGCTGCACTGAAACCCTGGTGGGATTGCAGTATTCAGCTTGTGTGTGTGTTAGATCTTTGAGACACTGAGCTCCTCCTTCTGCTCCACACCCAAAATGGTTCGAAGAACATGAAAGGGAAGAAGTCCTTTATGGACTTTAGGATTCAGTGGTTTGCCTTGTCTGTCTACTGGACACAAGGCTTTTGATCTACTGGTCTGCATCTTTCAGTGCAGTTAGTTTTCTAGAATCCTTGATTCTAGGTACCTGAGACAACCAGGGATGCTCTCAAGGAATGTTAATCTGACTTCCTTTTCTGGAGACACAGTTGCTCTCAGACTTCTATTAAGGATgagatttttcagctttttcttatgAATGAATGCTTTGCATCCACAGCTGACTGGACAGCCCGTTTTGATTGGTGGCACAATGGGCACCTGTAGCTATGTCCTCACTGGCACAGAGCAAGGCATGACTGAGACCTTTGGAACTACTTGCCATGGAGCTGTAAGTCAAGAAGTTATTTCAGGGATGAGACTGTCACCCAGAGAACACAGTTGTTGAAGGGTCATCCAATGTGTGATTCCTCTGTTGGTCATACAAGCAGAGAATAGCCTTGCCAGTAGTCCCTACCCAGGAGAACTGCAAGGTAGAAGTGTTTGTCTCCTACTGAGTAGTTGGGACTACTTTTGCAGAAATCTAGGGGATACTGCTTTTTATAAGTCAGATGTTACGATGAAGATGTGGAGAATAAGCTTCTTTTACAAAATTCTGATACCTCTGAACTAACGAGGGTGGTTAACTGCGCTGAGGCTGCCTATATATAAAACTTCTCAGGATTTAGAGGGTACTTCCTCCCCTGTTATTCATAGTGTGAGACAATGATTGAGGAAGGGAAGCATCTTCCAGTAAATTCCGAGTCCTGAATACTGTTTGGTTTGGGTAAAAAGACACTTGCAGACGAGTGTGTTACACAAATGTAACTTTCCTAGCCGTCATACCAGAGGTGTGATTTTGTAGGAGCCTGTGATTTGAAGgccaaattattttcctgtgttgGGGTTTACTGTGGTCTGTGCTCTCAGTCATTCTGTGTTTGCTTATAATGCAGTAATGGGTTTCTTTTATACAAaagagttttgtttttccaaactGCTGCAAAAAACAGAACTAACAAAACTGTTGGCCTAGGGTCGTGCACTGTCTCGAGCCAAATCTCGGCGTAACTTGGACTTCCAGGACGTACTGGACAAACTGGCTGACATGGGCATTGCCATCCGTGTTGCTTCTCCCAAACTGGTCATGGAAGAAGTGAGTTCAGTACTTCATTATCTTAGAAGAAAAAGGGGGTCTTGCTCCCTGGCTGAATGACCCTCCCTGacctgattttttgcagtgctAAGCAATTGCCAGTACTCTAAATATGCAGCTTGTGTGATTTCTGATAGAGCTGTCAAATTTTTTGGAAAATTATATGAAGTGGTCTCTATCCTAAAAGCATGCTGAAAGGGGTGATGCCTGATtgacaggatttggggtggtatgttttttcttcttctgcctggTGATAGGGATAATTGCTATCTTTATGTGAGCATCTACAAAAGTAGCTATGTTTTatggattttcttcttgaatGATGTTCTCCCTGCTTTAAATTTACCTTACACTGCAGCTTTCATGTAGATTAGAAGCAGCTTGAAAGATCATCTTTTAAGATGAGCTCCTGTATTTGCTCAAGAAGAGAACTGAATGGTCAGAGAACTTTGAATATTATGACTTCCAGTTCCTCTTCATTAACATTGAGCATGCCTTTTCTGTTCAGAACCTCACTCATAAAAGTATTACTCATTTGGCACAATGCTTTTCTGGGTGCTGGTGTTATATGAATATGTTGATCACATTAAAGTCTGTATTTAAGAGCAGTTTCCTTGTCAGAATAGGGGCCAGAGGGGGAAACTCTAGAGTTAAACCTTGACTGCTGTCACTAAGGAGCTGTGAAGATAAAACCTAAAGGCTACCTGTAAATAAGAAGTTGGAGTCACTTCCTACTAGATAATGAGGCTTGCCATTCTAACATGCTAGGGAACTCATTATCTGAAAAACtggattaaaataattaatattttatctgaaatatGATGAGAGTTTATTTGGAAAGCTAAGTGTGTTACAGATTTCTTAGATACATAAGGTGGACAGATTCTCAATATGTTCACCTACTTCTACACCCTCCATTTATATGGTTATTTTTGTGAAGAGTGGATTTCAAAAGCCTACACCTCACTTCCTGTGACTATTAGTTGtttatagtttttttcttttttccccccctccaggCACCAGAGTCTTACAAGAACGTGACTGATGTGGTTAACACCTGCCACGAAGCTGGCATCAGCAAGAAAGCCATTAAACTGAGACCTATTGCTGTTATAAAAGGCTAGGAGCCGACAAGGCACCCATGTCTCCAGGCCTTACACAAAACTGACTAGAATTATCATCTTCCCACACCTCTTGGACTCTGTAGGATGCTCAAATATCACATTCCTGTTCTGGAAACACAACAGCTGAGGATACACCTATTTTTAACCACTCCTAGCCATAATGAATGCCCCTCCTCCTTGTTACATGGTGTTCTTTTCTTGTGAGGACGGGGCAAAGAAATAAGTAAGTCTTGGTTTTTATATGCAGTCCTTCCTCCATTTCCCTGCTCAGGCAAGACTTCAGACCTACCTGAGTTGTCACTAAGTGCTGTGCTGCAAGACCACCTCCATCAGTGAAGGTGGTGTATggaccagagctgctgtcaccacACCTGTGTGCCTGGAGCTCTTTCTGCATGTGGAAGTACTCTGATAGACAGGGTAATGGACTTGTGGGCATGGAGAGGCTGTCCTGTCTGCAGGTGCCTTTATGCACAGTCTGTACTGTTACATGTTTTGTGGCAATTGGGTAGGAAATCTGGAGCTGGGAGTAGTCTGCTCAGGTTGAGAGGGGCTAGCTAGTTTGAGAGACAGTCTTACCCCAGCCTCTCCCATTTAACACAGCACCTGGTGAACTTGGCTCAGGACAAGTAGGCATTCCACAGTCTTCTGGAAAAGCTGAGCAGAACTGAGTATGTTGCCTTGAGAGTTTTGTTTGCCTAGTAAAGTTGTAACTTAGGGATGTGCTAAtccaacattttaaaaagttctaAGCATCTGAAAGTTGGGTTGGGTAATGCTGTTCACTGTGCCCCTCAGCTCTGATTTAAGGGAGCCCAATTTCAGGGTCAGGCTCAATGAGATGGGACTTAGTGTGTTTCTTTTACATTCATTAACCAAGGCTGGAGGGGAAGCTGACCATCCCCACTGGATCGTTTTGGGGGATTACAATAAAACGGGAAGATGGATGTGGCAGTGTATCTGTGTCGTTTATTCCGTGCACTTGAAAGCAGACAACAGACATTTCAGCCGTACACGAGCTTGAAACGCGTTGCGTTTTGTGACTTCAGATGATAGATCTTGCAAAGAATGTGCAGATGGCAGAAATTTTGCAGGATACAAGGAGGGCAGTGCAGTGCTGTTTTCCCAGCTCGGTTTTGACAGGAGTGGGATGTCTGTGACCTGTGCTTGCCGGCCGTGCTGAGCCCACCTCGCTGGACAGGGGAAGGCGCCTGCCTGCAAGGCTGGATGCCGGCACAAGAGGGCGGCTGCAGGGAACAGCGCCCCAGAGCAAGAGTGGAGCCCTGCCAAGGACTCGTGTAGGGGGAGCAGGTAGTGATTGATGGGCTGCAGTGCCTTTTGATGAAACATCCCCTTAAGTGCAGGATCTTAGAAGGCATAATGGTATTTCACTGTTGTAATCGCTTTGTTCTTAAGGGGTTTTTTAGGTTCAAATACTGTGTTTGTGCAGGTTCAGAAGCAGCACCTGTACTTACAGGCACTGCTGTGAGTTCTTGTGGGTCTGAACTTAGAGCTTCTTGTTTTCCCCTCCTTTCGTCAATGGAAGAGCTCCAGATTGCCATTTCAGAGGTCTGAGACACACTTGCTGAATataaaccaaaaataatttcatggaGAAATGTGAATTAGCCTCCAgtgactgaaagaaaaattggtCTCAAATCTTCTGCAGAAGTCTATGTTCCTTGCAGAAGTTTCTGTCTATAAATACTTCTGTTTTTTTGATGAGGAATGTAagagaacttttaaaaaattcacatttaaaaataagcatttcGCAAACATAATTCTCCTCTCAACTTTTACTTACCCTCACCATTAAGGGACAAACTTATTTTTTCACAAGGAGAAATCATGAGTGCCGTGGAGCTGCTGTCATATGGATGGGATGTGTGCCTTAAGTCCTCTGATCATCAGTGTTTATGCATTAGCATTCAAGAAGAGCTGTCAATTTTGGTTTCCTATTACGAAGCTGGTATTAGTTTTTGTTATATGTTGTGCTATATGAAGTCAAGTGCTAGTTTCCTAACCACCTGAAAAAGAAgggtaaaatataaaatgtttccCAGTTCTTTCTTTGAACCAGGACTCTTTTTCCAGTTCAagtctgtcttttttttctgcaaatagGGTTGTCCACCAactttttttattctgcatt harbors:
- the RTCB gene encoding RNA-splicing ligase RtcB homolog is translated as MSRSYNDELQYLDKIDKNCWRIKKGFVPNMRVEGVFYVNDPLEKLMFEELRNACRGGGAGGFLPAMKQIGNVAALPGIVHRSIGLPDVHSGYGFAIGNMAAFDMSDPEAVVSPGGVGFDINCGVRLLRTNLDESDVQPVKEQLAQAMFDHIPVGVGSKGVIPMNAKDLEEALEMGVDWSLREGYAWAEDKEHCEEYGRMLQADPNKVSSRAKKRGLPQLGTLGAGNHYAEIQVVDEIYNEYAAKKMGIDHKGQVCVMIHSGSRGLGHQVATDALVAMEKAMKRDKIIVNDRQLACARIASAEGQDYLKGMAAAGNYAWVNRSSMTFLTRQAFAKVFNTTPDDLDMHVIYDVSHNIAKVEQHVVDGKERTLLVHRKGSTRAFPPHHPLIAVDYQLTGQPVLIGGTMGTCSYVLTGTEQGMTETFGTTCHGAGRALSRAKSRRNLDFQDVLDKLADMGIAIRVASPKLVMEEAPESYKNVTDVVNTCHEAGISKKAIKLRPIAVIKG